In Scyliorhinus torazame isolate Kashiwa2021f chromosome 19, sScyTor2.1, whole genome shotgun sequence, a single genomic region encodes these proteins:
- the LOC140395927 gene encoding small ribosomal subunit protein uS10-like, with product MAFKDPGKVPVEQEVAIHRIRITLTSRNVKSLEKVCADLIRGAKEKNLKVKGPVRLPTKALRIPTRKTPCGEGSKTWDRFQMRIHKRLIDLHSPSEIVKQVTSISIEPGVEVEVTIADA from the coding sequence ATGGCATTTAAAGATCCTGGCAAAGTACCTGTCGAACAGGAGGTCGCAATTCACCGAATTAGAATTACCTTGACCAGCCGGAACGTAAAATCACTTGAGAAGGTTTGTGCTGATCTAATTCGTGGTGCCAAAGAGAAGAATCTGAAGGTCAAGGGACCTGTTCGCTTGCCCACCAAGGCTCTGCGTATCCCAACAAGAAAGACTCCTTGTGGTGAAGGTTCCAAAACCTGGGATCGCTTCCAAATGAGGATCCACAAGCGTCTGATTGATTTACACAGTCCATCTGAAATTGTGAAACAGGTCACCTCCATCAGTATCGAGCCTGGTGTGGAAGTGGAAGTTACAATTGCTGATGCCTAA